CTGGAAACTAAGTGAAATTTTCATTCCATCTGTTTTACAAATTCAGGAGCTAAGGAAACTGCTGAATTTAAAGAGCTAAAGATGCTGAACCACGTCAGTTTGCAGCAGATCTGGAAAATGAGGTAAGGAGTTTGCAAGCAGCTCCAAATTCCATGACACCaactgggcagcagcagcagcaaccccTCAATGTCAGCCTCAGTTCCTTTATTCATGCTGACTGGAGCCCTTGCAGTAAAAAGAGAGgtggccagggcaggagggataAAACAAAGAGGGGTGTAAAACACCATTACAACAGCACAATAAGAGATTTCTGCAAAATGGCTTTTTTGCTCTGCTGAAATCACTGAAAATTTGATCTTTTCTGCTAGAGGAAGAAAAGGATCTGCCAGCTAGCTGAGGTGTTGATCTAGTCCAAGCATCACACAGCATGAAGACAAAGAAGGGCTGGTAATCCTGAGCTGTGGGAGCTCAcagctgctcccttccctgcacacTGCACTTTGTGAGCAGTGCAGGTTCATGGGAGCTGCCCAGGGGAACCATAAATCCAGATGTAAACCAAAACCTCATCCAAAGCCTGCTcgtgcagagcagcacacagagccaagATGGGGATGAAGGAGGAGGCTGGCCAGGGGTGCAAACAGTTTCTGTCAGGCTCTGTTCCTGCCAGCAGCAATGTCAGCAGTGttcacctgcagtgctgcccaggtAAGCACAGCTCACAGAGCATCAAGCTGATCTGCCTTTGgtgctgcaggctgaggatgaTCTCTGCTCAGCCCTCATTCCTCTggctccccaaattccccttaaTTGAGCCACATTCCCTGAATTCCAACCCCATTCCAGGTGAGATTCCCAGGTGTGAGAGCTGGGTTCCACAGTGGCAGGACGGACACACAGCTTTGGCCAACACCAGAGAAGGGGTGCCTGAGGGTTTTTGGGAACAGCACCAGCTTCTTCAGGACTCATCCCACTCATTCCAGGGCTCATCCCACTCCAAGAGCTCACGACCAACTTCTAGAAGGAGCAGCCTCCAAGTTCTGGCTTTCCTAGAATATTTGTTGGGGgaccctggtgctgcagcagctctcctggcatCCCCCCAGCCCTTTTTGCCAGGCAAAAGGCTCGAGCAGGATGCTTTGAGTCTtggctccagcacccagcagagctgccaaagCAAACAGCTTCCTCCTCACTGGGAGCCTTGGCCTTTCCATCCCCCCATGCCACACCAAATCTGTCTCAGCAGCGAGTGGGAGAAGGGCCAGGATCACTCTGGGATCCCAGGACAGGCTTGCTCAGACAGATTTCACcttcagctgtggctgccaggcaggagctgaccCCAGGAGAGTTATCCACAGCAGGAACATGTGCCACCTTTCCAGTCCatcagctgtggcactgctggcagcaccaaGAGGGCTGCAGGATCAACATTGATACCCACAAGCCCTTCTTACCATTTATTTTCATGGGACACACACAgttccagcactgctctgggaggtcaccagctgagagcagaacccctgtgccctgctcacaACCCACCACCCACcattcctgctcctcacccctcTTTTTCAGCACAGAACTAGGATGCTGTCTCTGCTGGGGCCCCACTCCAGCACCTCATGTGAGAGAAGGGAAAGCTCCACTGTTCCTTCAGCCTCgtttttccttcctttagaaatcactgagaaggaaGAAACCTGCCAGAAGACACATTAGGGCTGTAACAGGAGAAGGCTGCAGGCAAGGACCTGTCAgtcacagaggaaaaataaacagcatgtATTGATTGTTCTGcagtccccagtgccacagagcCCGTTCAGCAGGATCCCCCCAGACCCCAGAGAAAGGGcagaaacaataaataaaatcacTAAGAGAAACAGAGCGTGGAATGAACTCCTGGAGTAAGAAACCAGcgctggctgcagcccagggcagctgggggaGGTGGCTGTGGGGGCTCTGGAGCCCCATCTGTGCTTCCTCTTGCTTCCAGTGCTGCCTCACACTGAAATCCACCCTGCAGTCACCCCCACGGACCTGACCCagccccctgtgctgctctgagctctggcacCCCTCACTGACACCACCCCAAAGCTGTTTCATCTCAGAGGAACAGCCCAGCTGCCTCAAGCAGCATCCCAGAGTCCTCATTCATCCTTGCTCAAAGGTGAACCCAGAGTTCTGCTGCACCACGAGGCTGGGGCAGTCTCCTGGAACCCCTCTGACCCCCAGAATCTTGTCCATGATCCTCTCCTGCCTTGTCTTTGCAGTTTGTGCTCacttcctgcactgctgggaagaACAGAGCCTAAAACAAAGTATGTGCACCCCTGTCAGCCTCCTCCTTCATCCCCCTTGGTGTTATCCCATCTTGGCTCTGTCCTCTAAGCTACACAGCCACTTCCAACTGGCACAGCCACACATCTGCAGCAGAACCCAGATTTCTGCAGCACCACGAGGCTGGCATGCTCCTGGCATCCCTGAGACCCCCAGCATCTTGTCCAAAGTTCTCTCATGCCCTTGTCTTTGCAGTTTGGGTTCACAGctcactgcagcactgctgggaagaACAGAGCAGAATCTTGTCCAAAATCCTCTCATGCCCTTGTCTTTGCAGTTTGTGTtcactgcctgcactgctgggaagaACAGAGGCTGACACAAACTATCTGCACCCCTGGTCAGCCTCCTCCTTCATCCCCCTTGGTGTTATCCCATCTTGGCTCTGCACTCTAGGCTACACAGCCACACATCTGTGCTGGGCAAAGTGGTCCTCACCCCTTTTCTGTACCAAGCTGCTGGGATGTAAGAGAAAatctgcaggaacagcaggaatGAGTGTAAAACTTACCAACAGCTGCCCCATGCAGCACATGTTAGTTTAAACATTTATTGTACATGTCTGGCTCTGCTGAGGATCTGTAACCTGTCAGCTGCCAGTGTTTACCTTGGGGGACGTGCATGAGAAAGCTCAGCCTGAAGGTTTGGGAGTTTAGAACAGTGCCAGATAAACAGCTCTCCTTGAGAAATCACCCCAGGACAGTAACCCCCAAGACTAAACAAAGATCCAAGGGCCGTACACTGTGCTTTGGGAAAACTTCCTGAAGCCATTGCCACTCCCTCCTCTGAGACATCCCTCTCACCCCTGCattgccttcccttccctcacaGGGCACAGGTAGGAccatcccatccctgttcctgctccccagctggCCACATCTGCCAGGAAATAATCCATCCTTTGGAggacactgtccccagtgtccttCCCAGTAACACTGTGGGCAAGTCACTgaccccagctgctctgctgaggcaGGGAATTCCTCTGCTCTggcctctgctccctgctggaactgtcccagagcagcagaaactGATGTCAAGCATAAAGTTAAGTTTgtatttcccttcccagcaggaagGACACCCCTTTGGCTCACTGCTTGCACACCTCTGCAAGGGGCAGGTATTGAAGTGCCCCTCTCTCCTTCTCTGGCACAAAGATTGCCCAGCTCTGGACTGGGGCAAtgcctctgcagcactgcaaggaGGCAGGGAGCTCCTACCCAAACCAGGTGTGCTGATGCCAGAGGCTGTTCCTCCCTCCCTGTGTGTGCACTgaggcaggggcagctctgatCCAGCTTCCATggcctgcccagagcagagctcagagcactCAGCACCTCCCACTCCCCAGGCAGGCCAAGCATTGAGTGTCTGCTTCCATTCCCCAGCCAAGCCAGAAGTATGCACATTCCTGGGAAACCATTACATGGGTGTTCCTGTTGGTGCTTTTCCCTGTTAGAAAAAGTCTGGGCTGGACTTAAGACTTGTGGCACAGCAAATCTGCAGGACAGTTGAGAATTCATTTCCAGCAGAAAGGGGAGCACACCAGCATGCAGAGCAGGTTTGGGTTTGCATAAGCACGCTCTGGTACAGGGCACATTCAAGTGCTAATCCCCCAGGAATGCACACCTTGTTCAATATGCCTTTAATAATCTTCCTGGAAGGTTACATACACCAGCAAGGATGTCAGAAGCAGTTAATTCTGGGTTTGATCTGAGAAAGCCAATATATTTCCTCGtgataatcttttttttttctaaatgaagTTCAGTTTACCACCGATTGTCTCACTCACTCATTTAGGACAAAGCCTTCGAGCAGCTTTGTGTTTTTTAACGAAGTTCACCTCTGCATGCCCACAGTGACATCTAGAGGCACACGTGGCTGGCTTTGGGGACAGACTGCAGGACACACAGCACCACGGtgggcagggcaaggcagggaAAGGTGGCAGCTCCAATCCAGCCACACAGGAGTCATGCTGCCTGTGACCAGAATGCCCGGAGTGCTCCTCCTTACCAAACTCGCTGGCACACAGGTGCTCCACGATGGCCTCTGACTTCATCTCATTGTCACAAGGGGGACACACGGTTGTTCCtggcaagagaaaaagaagtgaaGGCAATTGAGAGGTggcaggcagccagaggaagcAGCACCACAGAGCCAGACTGGCCATGCTGTCAGACTCACCCCTGAAGGGGATCCATGCCCATGCACCCTGCTAcatgctcccagctcccagaggtGTGGGACAACACCCAGAACCACCCActggctcccagggcagccctgggcacaggcagcctgctgccagccccacacagtGCTGCCAGAGGCCccaagggcaggcacaggcagctgctaAAAGGACAGCACTGGCACAGAAAGGAGCTCTCAGCTGAGGGAAGAGCTTGCCAAGGGGCACGGCCCACGGCCCGGTGACATTCCCTGCCCACTGCATGCCAAGGCAGGCACACGATGCCCcaaccccagcacagcaggaggatGCTGCCCAGAGATGCCTCAAGTGTGCCAAGGAGGTGCCAGGCAAGGACTGGCACAGCCCAGTTCAGTGCTCCCCTCACTACTGGGGACCACAGACTGCCCAGGAAAACCCCACtaccctccctcctgccctgtgccagagcagcactggtGGGGGACGgaccagcacagctctggtggATGCTGCCCCACCAGGAGTGGCCACCCACCACCAGCAGTGGCCATCCACCACCAGCAGTGGCCACCCACCACCTAGAGTGGCCACCCACCACCAGCAGTGGCCATCCACCACCAGCAGTGGCCAGCCACCACCAGCAGTGGCCAGCCACCATCAAGAGTGGCCACCCACCACCAGCAGTGGCCACCCACCACCAGCAGTGGCCACCCACCACCAGCAGTGGCCACCCACCACCAGCAGTGGCCATCCACCACCAGCAGTGGCCAGCCACCACCAGCAGTGGCCAGCCACCACCAGCAGTGGCCAGCCACCACCAGCAGTGGCCAGCCACCACCAAAAGTGGCCATCCACCATCAAGAGTGGCCACCCACCACCAGCAGTGGCCACCCTCTCTTTTGTTTCACCCTCatggctccagcagagcagagccacctctgcttggcagctgctggcagaggtcAATATCTGCCCTCTTGGGAGATGCCAGCCCAGGGGATTTCACTGGGATCTGTCCTGGGAGGAAATCTCACTTCACCCAGAGAACAAGACTCTGTTTCCAAGTCCCCATCTGCACTTGGGGCAGaccacccagcagcacagacgTAGATTTGAGCTACTGGCAGATTAATTTATTgagctgggagatgctgcttGTTCCTGGTCCAGCAAGACTGAGGGCTCTTCCCACACAAGGGAGTTATTCTCAGGGACAACACTGCAGCAAAACATCTGCCAGTAAACAGAGCACTCATGGCCTTCCAGCCCTCAGCCAGGCCAGCAAAgccacagcattgctggagagaaaaagcagagaggTGTCTCAAAGAGGggtgcagagccagggaggCACAGCCATGACCATGCTGTGGTGTCTCCTCAGCCTCAGATGCCCCACAGGGATTCAGGCCAgacttttgttttctgtggctttttctttccctgtcgCCACCCCCAAATCTCTTCTGTGCCAAATGCTGATTCTTGGGGATGTGCACCATGATTTTATTAATCACACATGCACAGCAACTGGCCTTGTGCTTGCCCCTATGTGCAAGCCACGAGCCAGCCTTCCCAGCACCAACATCCACACCCTCTGTACCTCTGAGAGCTGCCCATCCCCTGGGTAACCCTTCCTTCCAGAACCCTGACATGCAATTTCCACTGTCACCATCTCAGAGTGACACAGGCAGGAGCCAGCCTTTGGAGATAGGATGACATCCACAGTCAGAATATTTCTTTCCAGCCGtggaaagaaatatttactgTGCTCATGACAAGGGAGAGAGGGGGCTCACAGCAAGGTGAAACATCATTCTGCTGGGGAACAAGCTGGGGTTCCTGCCATGGCAAGCACTTCAATGTCTCAGCAGCCCAAGTGCACATGAGGCTGGCAAAGCCAGACAAACATGAAAGCCACCACTCGATGAGCTTTCCAGACAACCTATTcaaatagggggaaaaaaaagcaaacaaaaatggaaaataagagTCATTGTTCCATGGTGCAAAAACAGGCTTTGTTCtagctgtgctccagcagcccctgaacaggctgtgacacagccaaGGTGGCAGAGACCCCTGCCTTGCTGcaccaggagccagcagcatcctgtgggcaggagctgggaccCTCTGAACAGCCCcttccacaggcagcagcttcaCTTATGCACAACCCCCCTGCCCTAATCAACAACCTtgatcaggctgctcagagtcCTTGACCAGGAATGTTTCCAACATGGGGCATCCACCTTGTTTCTAGATAACCCGGGCCAGCGTTTTACAACCCTCATTGCAAAAAACTTCCTCCTTAAATCCAATTTATATCAACCCATCCTCTAGTCCTGCCTAGCACAACAGCATTACTGGCAATGGGAAGAAAAACTGTCCTGTGCTCTGGATCACCACATCACACTACATCAGGAACATTAATGTTGGGgcccagccagctcctgcacagctctgtACCCCAAGAAAGCTGttctgtggagctgctccagaccTGCAAGCCCTCCCATCCCTcctgaggcactggagcagacacccccagcccaccctcgGGCCCCACTGCAGCTTGGCTGGGGCCCATCTGCAAACTCCCAGCACAAtctcagctgcctgcagctcccttgTTCCCTGCTGACCATTTTTGCAAAGCCTGGCTGTAGAGCCAGCTTACTCCAGGGGCAAGAGAAGGAATgtgtaatgctgtattaatctGCAACTCCCCTGATGCATCCTGTGGGCCTGCAGGCTTTACTGCCTGTGCTTAAGGAGAAAGGAATTCAGCAGGTCAGCTCTTTGAGAGGCAGAAACAAATTCCAATTTCAAGGTGTTAACGGGGGAAAATACTGAAAGGGTTTGTTCTTATTAGTGCCAAGAGAAAAAGGGGGGACACTGCTTGGTTCTGACCCTCTTTGGATCAACAGGAAACACCCCTGTGCCCAAGAGCAAAGGAGTTGGTgctgacagaaaacacagacagGGTGCACACAGAACACAGGCAGACAAGGGACAAGGACTGAGCTGCAGGTCACCCAGGATGTCACTTGACATCTGCAGGAGGTGGCAGTACCAGAGCTGAAGCAATGGGTTCCTTATGGGCACTAACAGAGCCTCTGTGGCATTCAGGAcatccagcagtgctgcttcaCATCACACCAGTGGCTGCAATTCACTTGGAGTTTGCTTTTTTCCACTCCAAACTGTTTGAGGCACCACAAGAAAGCAGCAGTGTCCCACCCCAGGTCCAACAGGTGAAGAGAAATCATTAAACTACTcagtggaaaggaaaacctggcAGATGCTGCTCCTTTAGGAGGCTGTTCCCAGGTCCTGGCTCGTTAATGTCTGTAAAATGAATGACCTGCACACAGCTCAGACTGTTTCAGACCCAGGAAGGGGCAGCTCACAcccagctgtcccaggagcaTGCTTGGCTGCAAGTCCCTGGGGAAATAAAAGCAACCTTTGTACCTGCAACACGGAACACGGCTGTGGTCTCGACCAAGGGTCCAGGTTCACATGAGACAGATTTAATTCAGAGCATTCCTGGAAAAGAAGGAGGTTTCTCCAGCAGGAAGGGCAAGCCACGACAAGGAAGCCAGTATGGCTGTGGGGAGAGGCTGGTCCCTGGCAAGGAGATCAggcccccattttccccctggcactgggacaaACTTCACATTCCACCTGCCTCTGGATGTCACTGAGATGTgacacagctcctctgggtgTCCTGCCAGGCCACAGTCACTGCTCTGCACTGTCCTCCACAGCTCCTGGAGAAccctctgctgcaggatgcACTCCTCTCCTGTCCTCCTCTATCACAGGGTCTCTCTGCAGTACGAGTCCTTTCAAGATGGGCAGGATGACACTGCACAGCTCCCTTTAGCTGGGTTACCTCTCCCAGTCGAGCACCACACACAGCTTTTGTCTGTACAGGTAACTGCAAAGGGCAGACGAGTCTGACACAGCACAGAAGGCACTGAAAGCACTcagccccctccctgcctgcGCTGAGCTCCTCCTGAGTGCCGGCACTGTGTCCCTGAGGAATCAGGAGTGACAATTCCCTTCAATTCCCTTAAGCACTGCACTCTCAGAGCCCTCTGCCATCTCCCTCGACAAACattcctcctgcctgcctttcACAGCGCTCCAATAGCAAACCCCCAAGTGACACCGGgatatttgtttattttcaacTTTCCAGCAACGAGCCAGGCTCACTGCAACTTGAACAAGCCAGTCTGGCACCGCAGAAACGTGCTGCACGCAatggaaacaaacacaaaccacgtTCACTTTCCCCAGTTGTTTTTGGGCAGGttctctgctcccttctccagctcacAGCCCAcccaaggcagggctggatcTCCAGTGCATGCCCAGCCTCTTGCCCTAGGACTGCTGTCACTGTTGGCTCTGTGACACTCTGTGCTCAGCCAACACTTTCTGCTGTTGAAAGTGTTGGTTGAGCAGGAGCCTGGcttgggagcagagccaggacagtGCAGGATCTGAGGATGGAGGGTCACACCTTGGTCCATcagggctggagcccagccCTAGTGCCTGTGCAGGGATCAGAACAGGCACAACCCCACCGTGCTCCAAAGAGCCAAAGCTCTGGGATAGGGATGAGGAGCCGGCAGGGCATCCCACCTCCTTTGGGACAGGAGAGTGCTCAGAGGCTAgaggagagctgctgccaaGAAGAAGAGCTCAGGTGAGCCTCCTCCTGCCACAAGAACCCCTCCAGTCCCGTGTggtcccctcctgccctgccagctcagagaGGAGCGCCAGGAGCAAGGCTGCAGCACAAGCCATGCCTTACCTTTGGGCCTGGAGACCTCGGTGGCATTGGGAGCTGTCATAGCAATGCAGACGTCATCCTGGGGAAACTGGTCACACTTGAGCATCTCTGGCCAGAAGAAGCCAAAGAACTGCATGACAGGCTCGCAGGAGTCACGCACGGCCTCGCAGAGCCAGCGGCACGGGTAGACCGGCCGGTCCAGGCAGACGGGGGCaaacagggagcagaggaagaCCTGGGTGCCCATATGGCAATTCTTGTTGAGCAGCGGCACCCAGCTGCTCGCCTGGTGCTTCACCTCGGCCATGGTCTCGTGGTCCAGCAGGTTGGGCAGCACCATCTTGTCGTAGCCCACGCTGTGGCACAGCCGCAGGTCGGCGGGGATGGCCACGCACTGGTGGGGTTTGGCGTAGAAGCGCCCGCCAGGGTAAGGGCCCAGGTCTGACTGGTAGCTGACATAGTCGTACTCGCTGGCCACGCCGCACGCCAGCAGCCCGGCGGCCACCGACAGCACCGCACGCACGGCGGCCCCACCGGGCCCCCTCACGCTGCCCATCGCCGCCACCCGCCGACGGTGGCCCCGACAGCACCGGGGACTCCCCGCTGCCGGCGGCCGCCCTCGGGGACTCTCCTCGCGGCCCCTCCGCTGCCCCGAGCTCGCTGCCCGCCGAGCCCCGCcgagcccctcacagccccgccgccctcccgccgccccggccccggccccgctctgGCCGCGCTCCGGCCGCGCCGCGGGTTTGTGAGCCCGCGGCAGCCAATCagcgccgcgccgcccgccgcgcGCCGGCCCGCCGCTGTCAATCAGCGACCGCAGCAGCCAATCCCGCCCCGCCCAGCGCGGCCCCGACGGCCCcacagcccggcccggctcggcccggcccggcccggctccgctcggctcggctcggctcggcccggctcggctcggcccggctcggctcggctcggctcggctcggctcggctcggctcggcccggcccggctcggcccggcccg
The Ammospiza caudacuta isolate bAmmCau1 chromosome 26, bAmmCau1.pri, whole genome shotgun sequence genome window above contains:
- the SFRP1 gene encoding secreted frizzled-related protein 1 — encoded protein: MGSVRGPGGAAVRAVLSVAAGLLACGVASEYDYVSYQSDLGPYPGGRFYAKPHQCVAIPADLRLCHSVGYDKMVLPNLLDHETMAEVKHQASSWVPLLNKNCHMGTQVFLCSLFAPVCLDRPVYPCRWLCEAVRDSCEPVMQFFGFFWPEMLKCDQFPQDDVCIAMTAPNATEVSRPKGTTVCPPCDNEMKSEAIVEHLCASEFALKMTIKEVKKENGDKMIIPRKRKALKLGPIRKKNLKKLVLFLKNGADCPCHQLDNLSHYFLIMGRQVKTQYLLTAIYKWDKKNKEFKKFMKKMKSPDCPTFPSVFK